One stretch of Siphonobacter curvatus DNA includes these proteins:
- a CDS encoding RagB/SusD family nutrient uptake outer membrane protein, producing the protein MKLSYKHFVLAAAVFAASSCQKGDWLERKSPTLITEEQVWNDPKMITSLLANYYDRLPAHAELEGGWAEMAAYDEAMWSGNNDDRNNIIAYPFDRWRLWDYGLIRDINLAMESIERYGNTLSATQKSQFAAELRFLRAYQYFELVKRMGGVPIVTKQLVYDFSGNPEPLQQPRNKEEEVYDFIASELDAVKDQLGNAGSNTRANKYTALALKSRALLYAASIAKYNNQMSSPITLPGAVVGIPAARASQYYTQSLAAAKEIIASGAYSLYQTNPNPGENFFEAITKKQNNKEVILAKDYLVSKDKRHSFSYDNIARGIREDNLGSSAVTPTLNLVEDYEYLDGSSGELKNRTADNGDYIYYDRPQDIFANKDARLYGTIIYPGTTFKGQDVQIQAGVKVWNGTTYQTVESNVLGATHTDGKLLTGTSGPQRSQTEVSNTGFYLRKYIDPATMSSTRGIRSDMWWVRFRLGEVYLNAAEAAFELGQTADALQYLNTLRQRAGFAANALKTVTIQKIQNERRVELAFEDHRVWDLKRWRIAHEVWNGSTTNPDAMAYALYPYRVVRPGDPRDGKYVFDKLVAPRYRAPRQFQMGNYYSSIDQTVINNNPKIIRNPFH; encoded by the coding sequence ATGAAATTATCGTATAAACACTTTGTGCTGGCGGCCGCGGTATTCGCTGCTTCCAGTTGCCAAAAAGGAGACTGGCTGGAGCGGAAATCGCCCACGCTGATTACGGAAGAGCAGGTATGGAACGATCCGAAAATGATTACCAGTCTGCTAGCCAATTACTACGACCGTTTGCCCGCCCACGCCGAGCTGGAAGGGGGCTGGGCCGAAATGGCTGCCTACGACGAGGCTATGTGGTCGGGCAACAACGATGATCGCAATAACATCATCGCGTACCCCTTCGACCGCTGGCGTTTGTGGGATTACGGTCTGATTCGGGATATCAACCTGGCCATGGAAAGTATTGAACGCTATGGAAACACCCTGTCGGCTACGCAAAAAAGCCAGTTTGCGGCGGAGTTACGGTTCCTTCGGGCGTATCAGTATTTCGAGCTGGTGAAACGCATGGGCGGTGTACCGATCGTAACGAAGCAATTGGTGTATGATTTCAGCGGTAATCCCGAACCCCTGCAACAACCCCGTAACAAGGAAGAAGAGGTCTACGATTTCATTGCCTCCGAACTCGACGCAGTGAAAGATCAGCTGGGCAACGCGGGTAGCAATACCCGGGCTAACAAGTATACCGCTCTGGCTCTGAAAAGCCGGGCTTTACTCTACGCCGCTTCCATTGCCAAGTACAACAACCAGATGAGTTCGCCCATCACTTTGCCCGGAGCTGTCGTAGGAATTCCCGCCGCCCGAGCCAGCCAATACTACACGCAGTCGCTGGCCGCCGCGAAGGAAATTATTGCTTCCGGAGCGTATTCGTTGTATCAGACAAACCCGAATCCGGGCGAAAATTTCTTCGAAGCCATTACCAAAAAGCAGAATAACAAGGAAGTCATTCTGGCCAAAGACTACCTGGTATCGAAAGATAAACGCCACAGCTTTTCGTACGATAACATTGCCCGTGGCATTCGCGAAGATAACCTGGGGTCTTCGGCCGTGACGCCAACGCTGAATCTGGTGGAAGATTATGAGTACCTGGATGGTAGTTCCGGTGAACTGAAAAACCGTACCGCCGACAATGGCGACTACATCTACTACGATCGTCCGCAGGATATTTTCGCTAATAAAGACGCTCGTTTATACGGAACCATCATCTATCCGGGAACGACGTTTAAAGGCCAGGATGTACAGATTCAGGCGGGTGTGAAGGTTTGGAATGGCACCACTTATCAGACGGTAGAATCCAACGTGTTGGGTGCTACGCATACGGATGGAAAATTACTGACGGGTACCTCCGGTCCGCAACGCTCGCAGACGGAAGTTTCCAATACCGGTTTTTACCTGCGGAAATACATTGATCCAGCGACGATGTCCAGTACGCGGGGTATTCGAAGCGATATGTGGTGGGTGCGTTTCCGGTTGGGTGAGGTGTATCTTAATGCCGCCGAAGCTGCCTTTGAACTCGGTCAGACGGCCGATGCTCTTCAGTATCTGAATACCCTGCGGCAACGGGCCGGTTTTGCGGCGAATGCCTTAAAGACGGTGACCATCCAAAAAATTCAGAATGAACGTCGGGTGGAGCTGGCGTTTGAGGATCACCGCGTTTGGGATCTGAAACGCTGGCGAATTGCCCACGAAGTCTGGAACGGAAGCACTACTAACCCCGACGCCATGGCGTACGCTCTGTATCCCTACCGCGTGGTACGGCCCGGCGATCCGCGGGATGGCAAGTACGTGTTCGACAAACTGGTAGCTCCCCGGTATCGGGCTCCGCGTCAGTTCCAGATGGGAAATTACTACTCGTCCATCGATCAGACCGTGATTAACAATAATCCTAAAATTATTCGAAACCCCTTCCACTGA
- a CDS encoding DUF3823 domain-containing protein, with protein MKTLFYGLLTLVLGLAGCAKDNFDAPASVLQGRVIYQNQPVGVRSNGVQLELWQPGFQVYTKIPVYVAQDGSFEATLFDGDYKLVLLRGNGPWVDNSDTVRVSVRGNTQVDVPVQPYYTVSGEQYRKDANNLLATAKINGVVTTRAIERVTFYVGTTQFVDVNNNAGRVDLTGTALADLSKTLSFTLPLPTSLGKNYAYGRIGVKTAGVAELLYSPVQEIKW; from the coding sequence ATGAAAACGCTTTTTTATGGATTACTGACTCTAGTACTCGGCCTGGCAGGTTGTGCAAAGGATAATTTCGATGCTCCGGCTTCAGTATTACAGGGGCGGGTTATCTACCAGAATCAGCCCGTTGGCGTACGCAGCAATGGCGTTCAGCTTGAACTCTGGCAGCCGGGCTTTCAGGTATACACCAAAATTCCCGTATACGTAGCCCAGGATGGCTCGTTTGAGGCTACCCTTTTTGATGGCGATTATAAACTCGTACTCCTGCGAGGCAACGGGCCCTGGGTGGATAACAGTGATACCGTTCGGGTATCCGTGCGGGGGAATACGCAGGTTGATGTGCCCGTGCAGCCTTACTATACCGTCAGTGGGGAGCAGTACCGCAAAGATGCTAACAACCTCCTGGCTACGGCAAAGATCAATGGCGTGGTCACGACTCGGGCCATCGAGCGGGTGACGTTTTACGTCGGAACTACGCAGTTTGTGGATGTCAACAACAACGCCGGACGCGTAGACCTGACGGGTACGGCTCTGGCTGATCTGAGTAAAACCTTATCTTTTACCTTGCCTCTGCCGACGTCTTTGGGCAAAAATTACGCGTATGGCCGAATCGGTGTAAAAACCGCGGGAGTAGCCGAGTTGCTGTACTCGCCCGTGCAGGAAATTAAATGGTAA
- a CDS encoding alpha-N-arabinofuranosidase produces MKKTLTTLACALVSSWAFAQNQLTISTSSENVIIDKHIYGHFAEHLGRCIYDGIYVGEKNTKIPNQKGIRNDLVDALKKLKIPNLRWPGGCFADTYHWKDGIGPKGKRPSMVNTWWGGVTEDNSFGTHDFLDLCERLGAEPYLAGNVGSGTVQELTEWVQYVNFEGKSPMSNLRQENGRAKPWNVKYWGVGNEAWGCGGNMKPEYYANEYRKYATFMPDGNGAKLFRIASGANSADYNWTEVLMRDIPHELLAGVALHHYSVTNWQKKGPSTEFDEKQYFGTMKQALFMEELVQKHSAIMDKYDPKKKIALVVDEWGGWYEVEPGTNPGFLYQQNTIRDAMIAGVTLNIFHNHADRIRMANLAQVVNVLQSVILTKGEKMILTPTYHVMEMYNVHQDATLLPVQLKSNDYAFESDKLKAVSASASKDKSGLTHVSLVNIDPKKEQDITVDLKGMNLKTVSGRVLSSGKLQDYNTFENPNKIHPVTFNGASLSGNQLKVKLPPASVVVLELK; encoded by the coding sequence ATGAAAAAAACACTTACTACGCTAGCCTGTGCGTTGGTTTCCAGCTGGGCGTTTGCCCAAAATCAGCTGACGATCAGTACTTCTTCGGAAAACGTTATCATTGACAAACACATTTACGGCCACTTTGCCGAGCACCTCGGACGCTGTATTTACGACGGTATCTACGTAGGTGAAAAGAATACAAAAATTCCTAATCAGAAGGGTATCCGCAACGATCTGGTTGATGCCCTCAAGAAGTTAAAAATCCCCAATCTCCGCTGGCCCGGTGGCTGTTTTGCGGATACCTATCACTGGAAAGATGGCATTGGTCCCAAGGGTAAGCGTCCATCGATGGTCAATACCTGGTGGGGTGGGGTAACGGAAGATAACAGCTTCGGTACGCATGACTTCCTCGACTTGTGCGAACGTCTGGGAGCGGAGCCGTACCTGGCGGGTAACGTCGGTAGCGGTACGGTGCAGGAACTGACCGAATGGGTACAGTACGTGAACTTCGAAGGTAAAAGTCCCATGTCGAACCTGCGGCAGGAAAACGGCCGGGCAAAACCCTGGAATGTCAAATACTGGGGGGTCGGTAACGAAGCCTGGGGCTGCGGCGGTAATATGAAGCCCGAATATTACGCCAACGAATACCGCAAGTACGCCACCTTTATGCCGGATGGCAATGGAGCCAAGTTGTTCCGAATCGCCTCCGGGGCCAATTCCGCCGACTACAACTGGACGGAAGTGCTCATGCGAGACATTCCCCATGAATTACTGGCGGGAGTGGCTCTGCACCATTATTCAGTAACGAACTGGCAGAAAAAAGGACCTTCGACGGAATTCGACGAAAAACAGTATTTCGGCACGATGAAGCAGGCGTTGTTTATGGAAGAACTCGTCCAGAAGCACAGTGCCATCATGGACAAGTACGATCCGAAGAAAAAAATAGCCTTGGTGGTGGACGAATGGGGTGGCTGGTACGAAGTAGAACCGGGAACCAATCCGGGTTTTCTGTACCAGCAGAATACCATTCGGGATGCCATGATTGCGGGTGTAACCCTGAACATTTTTCATAACCACGCCGACCGGATTCGGATGGCCAATCTGGCTCAGGTCGTGAACGTACTACAGTCGGTCATCCTGACGAAGGGCGAAAAGATGATTCTGACGCCTACGTACCACGTCATGGAAATGTACAACGTGCACCAGGACGCCACCCTGCTTCCCGTTCAATTGAAAAGCAACGATTACGCCTTCGAATCGGATAAGTTAAAAGCCGTTTCGGCATCGGCTTCGAAAGATAAAAGTGGCTTGACCCACGTATCACTCGTGAATATTGATCCGAAAAAAGAGCAGGATATCACCGTGGACCTGAAAGGAATGAACCTGAAAACGGTAAGTGGCCGGGTACTGTCTTCCGGCAAATTGCAGGATTACAACACCTTCGAAAATCCCAACAAAATACATCCGGTTACTTTCAACGGAGCGAGCCTGTCGGGCAATCAGCTGAAGGTGAAACTTCCGCCGGCGTCCGTCGTCGTACTAGAACTCAAATAA
- a CDS encoding alpha-L-arabinofuranosidase C-terminal domain-containing protein — MQKWYTTVLALGLAGQVFAQNPLVVKVNQPKAEIQPTMWGLFFEDINMGADGGLYAELIKNRSFEFESPMMGWKEQKNPKASVLVLNRQDQPENPRFIRVKTEGGKYGLTNEGFRGMGVKQGVGYDFSVLSRNVEGNLTLKLELIKPDGQVLGTASLPLNSTDWKKHSVRFTSNGTEPKAKLNVWFEGTGTADLDMISLFPQDTWKNRPGGLRADLVQLLADMKPGFLRFPGGCIVEGMDLSNRYQWKKTVGPLEGREVAINRWNKEFKHRLTPDYFQTFGLGFFEYFQLAEDIGAEPLPILNCGMACQYNTAEVVPVEELDPYVQDALDLIEFANGSTDTKWGKLRADMGHPAPFNLKLLGVGNEQWGPQYIDRYVVFEKAIKSKYPEVRLISSAGPNPDGEVFGFLNGKLRSLKADIIDEHYYRKPEWFLENATRYDDYDRNGPKIFAGEYASQSKDVASPENRNTWLCALSEAAFMTGLERNADVVHMASYAPLFAHADGWQWTPDLIWMNNLQSYGTPNYYVQKLYSTNKGTKVLPILSNNQLITGKDQLYASATWDEPTKEVILKLVNASSQPQTHTVNLEGVKKLENKGKRFTLKSSEPGAVNSFDQPKQVSPTEEELAVKGTKLNLTLAPQSFTVVRVKVVK; from the coding sequence ATGCAAAAGTGGTATACAACGGTACTGGCCTTGGGTTTGGCCGGGCAGGTATTCGCTCAAAATCCGCTGGTGGTGAAGGTGAATCAGCCCAAAGCGGAGATTCAACCGACCATGTGGGGCCTGTTTTTCGAGGATATTAACATGGGAGCCGACGGCGGCCTGTACGCCGAACTCATCAAAAACCGCTCTTTTGAGTTCGAGTCTCCGATGATGGGCTGGAAAGAGCAGAAAAACCCGAAAGCAAGCGTGCTGGTACTCAACCGGCAGGATCAGCCCGAAAATCCCCGGTTTATTCGCGTAAAGACCGAAGGTGGGAAGTACGGGTTGACCAACGAAGGTTTTCGGGGCATGGGCGTTAAACAGGGCGTCGGCTACGATTTTTCGGTACTCTCGCGAAACGTGGAGGGAAACCTGACGCTGAAACTCGAACTCATCAAACCCGACGGCCAGGTACTCGGCACGGCTTCGTTACCCCTGAATAGTACCGACTGGAAAAAGCATTCCGTACGTTTTACGTCGAATGGTACCGAGCCCAAAGCCAAGCTCAATGTCTGGTTTGAAGGCACCGGAACGGCCGATCTGGACATGATTTCGCTTTTCCCGCAGGACACCTGGAAAAACCGTCCGGGCGGCTTACGGGCCGATCTGGTTCAGTTGTTGGCCGATATGAAACCCGGTTTTCTGCGGTTTCCCGGTGGCTGTATCGTGGAAGGCATGGACCTGAGCAATCGCTATCAGTGGAAGAAGACGGTAGGGCCTCTGGAAGGCCGTGAAGTAGCGATTAACCGCTGGAATAAGGAATTCAAACACCGGCTGACGCCCGATTATTTTCAGACGTTTGGACTGGGTTTCTTCGAATATTTCCAACTGGCGGAGGACATTGGAGCTGAACCCCTGCCCATTCTGAATTGCGGCATGGCCTGTCAGTACAACACGGCGGAAGTAGTACCGGTCGAGGAACTGGACCCGTACGTACAGGATGCTCTGGATCTGATTGAATTCGCGAATGGATCGACGGACACCAAATGGGGAAAACTCAGAGCAGACATGGGACACCCCGCTCCGTTCAATCTTAAATTGCTGGGGGTCGGTAACGAGCAGTGGGGACCGCAATACATTGATCGGTACGTAGTCTTTGAAAAAGCGATCAAGTCCAAATACCCGGAGGTTCGCCTGATTTCGAGTGCCGGGCCGAATCCGGATGGGGAAGTCTTCGGTTTTCTCAACGGAAAATTACGTTCGCTGAAGGCCGACATTATCGACGAGCATTACTACCGCAAGCCCGAGTGGTTTCTGGAAAACGCGACGCGTTACGATGATTACGACCGCAACGGTCCCAAGATTTTCGCCGGAGAGTACGCGTCTCAAAGTAAAGATGTGGCCAGTCCTGAGAACCGGAATACTTGGCTTTGTGCCTTATCGGAGGCGGCTTTTATGACGGGTCTGGAACGGAACGCCGATGTTGTCCACATGGCCTCGTACGCTCCGCTGTTTGCCCACGCCGACGGCTGGCAATGGACACCTGATCTGATCTGGATGAACAACCTGCAGTCGTACGGAACCCCCAACTACTACGTGCAGAAGTTGTACTCGACCAATAAGGGTACCAAAGTGCTGCCCATCCTTTCCAACAATCAGTTGATTACGGGCAAGGATCAACTGTACGCATCCGCTACCTGGGACGAACCGACGAAAGAAGTAATTCTGAAACTCGTCAACGCTTCCAGTCAGCCGCAAACGCATACGGTCAATCTGGAAGGCGTCAAAAAGCTGGAAAATAAAGGCAAACGATTTACGCTGAAAAGTAGCGAACCGGGAGCCGTGAATAGCTTCGATCAGCCTAAGCAGGTGAGTCCGACGGAGGAAGAGCTTGCCGTAAAAGGAACGAAGCTCAACCTGACATTGGCTCCGCAATCATTCACGGTCGTACGGGTAAAAGTAGTAAAGTAG
- a CDS encoding arabinan endo-1,5-alpha-L-arabinosidase: MLRWLLFLLPVWAFSQAPATHDPSTILKEGNKYYFFSTGHGITVYASTDLKSWQQTEPVFKKGVWPEWINTSVPGFKGHFWAPDLLFMNGKYYLYYSCSTFGASTSALGLATNVTLDAASPQYQWQDQGLVIESSDRKGYNAIDPNLFRDTDGKVYLTYGSFFGGIATVELDTSTGKIKTGATLTKVAGGNASDWEAACLIKQGKYYYLFVNNGLCCKGVNSTYTIVVGRSEQPLGPFLDDTGKDLTKGGGTIVLRTSGEFIGPGHVGLLAEKRLVSTHYYDANDNGKSKLRLLKLQFKKGWPILTP; this comes from the coding sequence ATGCTTCGCTGGCTTCTGTTTCTTCTACCGGTATGGGCCTTTTCGCAGGCACCCGCTACGCACGATCCGAGTACCATTCTAAAAGAGGGCAATAAGTACTATTTCTTCTCAACCGGGCACGGCATCACGGTATATGCCTCCACGGATTTAAAAAGCTGGCAACAAACGGAACCCGTATTCAAGAAAGGTGTCTGGCCGGAATGGATTAACACCAGCGTTCCCGGGTTCAAAGGCCACTTCTGGGCTCCCGATCTGCTATTTATGAATGGAAAGTATTATCTGTACTATTCCTGTTCAACGTTTGGGGCTTCGACTTCGGCTCTGGGACTGGCGACGAACGTCACGCTCGATGCCGCTTCCCCGCAGTACCAGTGGCAGGATCAGGGCCTAGTGATTGAATCCAGCGACCGGAAAGGTTATAATGCCATCGACCCCAACCTGTTTCGCGATACGGACGGCAAGGTTTATCTAACCTATGGTTCGTTTTTTGGTGGAATTGCGACGGTGGAACTGGATACGTCAACCGGAAAAATCAAGACGGGAGCCACGCTAACGAAAGTTGCGGGCGGCAACGCTTCGGACTGGGAAGCGGCCTGTCTGATCAAACAAGGAAAGTACTATTACCTGTTCGTGAATAACGGTCTATGCTGTAAAGGAGTAAATAGCACGTATACCATCGTAGTAGGCCGTTCGGAACAACCCTTGGGACCGTTTCTGGATGATACGGGTAAGGATCTGACGAAGGGAGGAGGAACGATAGTACTGCGAACGTCAGGAGAATTTATTGGTCCGGGCCACGTGGGATTACTCGCTGAAAAACGACTGGTATCCACGCATTACTACGATGCCAATGATAATGGTAAATCGAAACTGCGATTACTGAAGCTTCAGTTTAAAAAGGGCTGGCCGATCCTGACGCCATAA
- a CDS encoding NUDIX hydrolase, whose translation MLLKYPHSNRVLVATDCIIFGFDGEELKLLVIKRNFEPEQGKWSLMGGFLNENEDLEVGAKRILHELTGLENVYMEQLHTFGEVKRDPVERTVSVSFYALINISDHDAELARSKNAYWQSLETMPDLIFDHGRMVQMALQRLRYKAALHPIGFELLPEKFTIPQLQRLYEAIYSQAFDRRNFSRKILSTKLLKDTGEKNEQSLTKKAILYRLDQERYQKQFNAFIHFISDF comes from the coding sequence ATGCTTCTAAAGTATCCTCATTCTAACCGCGTGCTGGTTGCCACCGATTGTATCATTTTTGGCTTCGATGGCGAGGAACTGAAGTTGTTAGTGATTAAGCGAAACTTCGAGCCAGAGCAGGGGAAATGGTCTTTGATGGGTGGATTTCTGAACGAAAACGAAGATCTGGAAGTAGGGGCCAAACGCATTCTGCACGAACTGACGGGACTGGAAAACGTGTACATGGAACAACTGCATACCTTCGGCGAAGTTAAACGTGATCCAGTCGAGCGAACCGTATCCGTTAGTTTTTATGCGTTAATTAACATCTCCGATCACGACGCAGAATTAGCCCGTTCGAAAAATGCGTACTGGCAAAGTCTGGAAACCATGCCGGATCTGATTTTCGATCACGGCCGGATGGTACAAATGGCCCTGCAACGCCTGCGGTACAAAGCGGCCCTGCATCCCATTGGTTTTGAGTTACTTCCCGAAAAATTTACGATTCCTCAGCTACAGCGTCTATACGAAGCCATCTATAGTCAGGCTTTCGACCGCCGAAATTTCAGCCGGAAGATTCTTTCCACGAAACTGCTGAAAGATACAGGCGAGAAAAATGAACAAAGTTTGACGAAAAAAGCCATCCTGTACCGACTCGATCAGGAACGATACCAGAAACAGTTTAATGCTTTCATTCACTTTATCAGTGATTTTTAA
- a CDS encoding ribulokinase yields METKYVIGVDYGTDSVRALVLNAQTGAEVGTAVYEYPRWKQGLYCDAPHSQFRQHPLDYLEGLEFSIKGALANTTDEVRQNVVGISVDTTGSTPGPVDENGTPLSLLPEFAENPNGMFILWKDHTANKEAQEINDLAHSWDLDFTKYVGGIYSSEWFWAKILRTLRVDEKVREKAFSWVEHCDWVSAVLTGNTNPLTLKRSRCAAGHKALWHEDFDGLPSEEFLTQLDPLLTGIRGRLFHDTYTSDEAMGKISKEWAEKLGISDEAIIGVGAFDAHMGAVGGTIEAYSLCKVIGTSTCDMLVAPTEEIGNLLVRGICGQVDGSVIPGMLGMEAGMSAYGDIYAWLQRLVLQPVRELLGEEAAETLRKQLIPHLSEKAAQLPVTENDAVAIDWFNGRRTPDANHTLKGAIMGLNLGSDTARVFKALVEATAYGSKNIVDRFVQEGVPIKQVIAIGGVARKSAFAMQTLANVLDMPIKIAKSDQACALGAAMFASVAAGLYANVSEAQEAMSSGFDAIYEPQPDKVEVYKVLYQKFLDLGQFVEFGPQEPAILGHS; encoded by the coding sequence ATGGAAACAAAATACGTCATTGGCGTAGACTACGGAACGGATTCCGTACGGGCTCTGGTCCTGAATGCTCAGACGGGAGCGGAGGTAGGAACGGCGGTATACGAGTACCCCCGCTGGAAACAGGGTTTGTACTGTGATGCTCCGCATTCCCAGTTTCGTCAGCATCCCCTGGATTATCTGGAAGGATTGGAATTTTCTATTAAAGGAGCCCTGGCTAATACTACGGACGAAGTACGTCAGAACGTAGTCGGGATCTCCGTAGACACCACGGGTTCGACCCCCGGCCCGGTGGATGAAAACGGTACGCCCTTGTCCTTGCTGCCCGAATTTGCCGAGAATCCCAACGGTATGTTTATCCTCTGGAAGGATCATACGGCCAATAAGGAAGCTCAGGAAATCAATGATTTAGCTCATTCCTGGGACCTGGATTTTACGAAGTATGTCGGTGGTATCTATTCTTCCGAGTGGTTCTGGGCAAAGATTCTGCGTACGCTTCGCGTGGATGAAAAAGTACGTGAAAAAGCGTTTTCCTGGGTGGAACATTGCGACTGGGTTTCGGCCGTTTTGACGGGAAATACGAACCCATTGACGCTGAAACGCAGCCGTTGTGCCGCTGGCCATAAAGCCCTCTGGCACGAAGACTTCGACGGTCTGCCTTCCGAAGAATTCCTGACTCAACTCGATCCGCTACTGACGGGCATTCGTGGTCGCCTTTTCCACGACACCTATACGTCGGACGAAGCCATGGGTAAAATCTCGAAGGAATGGGCTGAAAAGCTGGGTATTTCTGACGAGGCCATCATCGGCGTAGGAGCTTTCGACGCCCACATGGGAGCCGTAGGCGGTACCATCGAAGCGTATTCGCTTTGCAAAGTGATTGGTACGTCTACCTGCGACATGCTAGTAGCTCCGACGGAAGAAATTGGCAATCTGCTCGTACGTGGCATCTGCGGTCAGGTGGATGGTTCGGTCATTCCCGGTATGCTGGGGATGGAAGCGGGTATGTCCGCCTACGGAGATATTTACGCCTGGCTGCAACGCCTCGTACTGCAACCCGTTCGCGAATTACTCGGCGAGGAAGCTGCCGAAACGCTGCGTAAACAACTCATTCCGCACTTATCCGAAAAAGCGGCTCAGCTGCCCGTGACCGAAAACGATGCAGTCGCGATCGACTGGTTCAACGGTCGCCGCACGCCCGACGCCAATCATACGCTGAAGGGAGCCATCATGGGCCTGAATCTGGGAAGTGATACCGCCCGGGTATTCAAAGCTCTGGTGGAAGCAACGGCCTATGGTTCTAAAAATATCGTGGATCGTTTCGTGCAGGAAGGCGTCCCCATCAAGCAGGTCATTGCCATTGGTGGTGTAGCCCGCAAGTCGGCTTTTGCCATGCAAACCCTGGCGAACGTGTTGGACATGCCCATCAAAATTGCTAAATCCGACCAGGCCTGTGCCCTCGGTGCGGCCATGTTTGCCTCCGTGGCGGCGGGTCTGTACGCCAACGTGAGCGAGGCTCAGGAAGCCATGTCTTCCGGGTTCGATGCCATTTACGAACCACAGCCAGATAAGGTGGAAGTTTATAAAGTGCTCTATCAAAAGTTCTTGGACCTGGGCCAGTTTGTGGAGTTTGGCCCGCAGGAACCGGCGATACTTGGGCATTCGTAA
- the araA gene encoding L-arabinose isomerase: MIDLKQFEVWFVTGSQHLYGEETLRQVDEHSKTIAEHLDRSLPVRVVFKPVVKTSEEIYRIIQEANVAPNCAGIITWMHTFSPAKMWILGLKALQKPMLHLHTQFNRDIPWGEIDMDFMNLNQSAHGDREFGFMMSRMRLNRKVVVGHWEQEDVIAQISTWSRVSAARYEMQGMKVVRFGDNMRYVAVTDGNKVSAEMTFGYSVNTHGVGDLVQVVNQISDAEIDRLVAVYEEEYRVVNSLRQNGEFRQSLREAARIELGLKAFLEDGNFKAYTDTFEDLHGLVQLPGIASQRLMAAGYGFGGEGDWKTAAMVRTMKTMASGLPGGNSFMEDYTYHFNPANKLVLGSHMLEICPSIADAQPSCEIHPLGIGGKADPVRLVFNSAAGPAINVSIIDVGNRFRILVNEVEAVAAQEELPKLPVARVLWKPQPDMQTGCAAWILAGGAHHTVYSQNLTTEYIEDFADMFGTELVVIDKDTTLRQLKNELRWNDVTYR; encoded by the coding sequence ATGATTGACTTAAAACAATTTGAAGTCTGGTTCGTAACGGGTAGCCAGCATTTGTACGGCGAAGAAACGCTTCGTCAGGTAGATGAACATTCTAAAACCATCGCCGAGCATCTGGATCGGTCGTTGCCCGTACGGGTGGTTTTCAAACCCGTTGTGAAGACTTCGGAAGAAATTTACCGCATTATTCAGGAGGCCAACGTAGCTCCGAATTGTGCCGGGATCATTACCTGGATGCACACGTTTTCGCCCGCTAAAATGTGGATTCTGGGGTTGAAAGCTCTGCAAAAGCCCATGCTGCATTTGCATACGCAATTCAACCGGGATATTCCCTGGGGTGAAATCGATATGGATTTCATGAACCTGAACCAGTCGGCCCACGGGGACCGCGAATTCGGTTTCATGATGTCCCGGATGCGACTGAACCGGAAAGTTGTGGTCGGTCACTGGGAGCAGGAAGATGTGATTGCACAAATCAGCACCTGGTCTCGCGTATCGGCGGCTCGTTACGAAATGCAGGGCATGAAAGTCGTTCGTTTCGGCGACAACATGCGATACGTAGCCGTAACGGATGGTAACAAAGTATCCGCGGAAATGACCTTCGGGTACTCGGTGAATACGCATGGCGTTGGAGATCTGGTACAGGTCGTAAACCAGATTTCGGACGCGGAAATTGACCGACTCGTTGCCGTTTACGAAGAAGAATACCGCGTGGTGAACTCCCTGCGGCAGAATGGTGAGTTTCGCCAGTCGCTGCGGGAAGCGGCTCGTATCGAGCTGGGGCTGAAAGCATTCCTGGAAGATGGAAATTTCAAAGCCTACACCGATACCTTCGAAGACCTGCACGGACTGGTACAATTGCCGGGTATTGCTTCCCAGCGACTGATGGCCGCAGGCTACGGTTTCGGTGGCGAGGGCGACTGGAAAACGGCGGCGATGGTACGTACTATGAAAACCATGGCAAGCGGTCTGCCGGGCGGTAACTCGTTCATGGAAGATTATACTTACCACTTCAATCCGGCGAATAAACTCGTACTGGGTTCACACATGCTGGAAATCTGTCCGTCGATTGCCGACGCTCAGCCTTCCTGCGAAATCCATCCGCTGGGTATCGGTGGCAAAGCCGATCCGGTGCGTCTGGTATTCAATTCAGCGGCGGGTCCGGCGATCAACGTTTCGATCATCGACGTTGGAAACCGTTTCCGGATTCTGGTGAACGAAGTAGAAGCCGTAGCCGCTCAGGAAGAACTGCCCAAGTTGCCCGTGGCCCGCGTACTGTGGAAACCCCAGCCCGATATGCAAACGGGTTGTGCCGCCTGGATTCTGGCCGGAGGTGCTCACCACACGGTATACAGCCAGAACCTGACGACGGAATACATCGAGGACTTCGCCGATATGTTCGGTACCGAACTCGTAGTCATTGATAAAGATACTACCCTGCGTCAGCTCAAAAACGAGCTTCGCTGGAATGACGTAACGTATCGCTAG